A stretch of Janibacter endophyticus DNA encodes these proteins:
- a CDS encoding type II toxin-antitoxin system PemK/MazF family toxin gives MPSLRVLARRFLGLDGPQGWTTIQTQVQGDFSRPAAPAEARGYPGDYTGPVSPYGPLAERAGPGEVVWAHVPFEEDHSRGKDRPTLVVGQDGGWLLGVPMTSQDHDRDEEQERRAGRHWIDVGTGAWDSRGRPSEARVNRIVRLDPATVRREGGTVSPEVYAAVVHAIDAVSRGLAYDDDPV, from the coding sequence GTGCCCTCTCTGCGTGTCCTCGCCCGACGGTTCCTCGGGCTCGACGGACCGCAGGGCTGGACCACGATCCAGACCCAGGTCCAGGGAGACTTCTCGCGGCCGGCTGCGCCGGCCGAGGCCCGTGGCTACCCGGGCGACTACACCGGCCCGGTCTCGCCGTACGGCCCGCTGGCCGAGAGGGCCGGCCCGGGCGAGGTCGTCTGGGCGCACGTCCCCTTCGAGGAGGACCACTCCCGGGGCAAGGACCGCCCGACCCTCGTGGTCGGCCAGGACGGTGGCTGGCTGCTCGGCGTGCCGATGACGAGCCAGGACCACGACCGCGACGAGGAGCAGGAGCGCCGCGCGGGCCGGCACTGGATCGACGTCGGCACGGGGGCCTGGGACAGCCGCGGCCGGCCCAGCGAGGCCCGGGTCAACCGGATCGTGCGGCTCGACCCCGCCACCGTGCGGCGCGAGGGCGGCACGGTCTCGCCCGAGGTGTACGCCGCCGTCGTCCACGCGATCGACGCGGTGAGCCGAGGGCTGGCCTACGACGACGACCCGGTCTGA
- the rpsT gene encoding 30S ribosomal protein S20 — MANIKSQIKRIKTNQARTERNRAHKSELRTSIRRVREAVESGDATAAADALKLASTKLDKAVSKGVLHANQAANKKSALAKKVGSLSK; from the coding sequence GTGGCAAACATCAAGTCCCAGATCAAGCGGATCAAGACCAACCAGGCCCGGACCGAGCGCAACCGCGCCCACAAGTCCGAGCTGCGCACCTCGATCCGCCGGGTCCGTGAGGCTGTCGAGTCCGGCGACGCGACCGCCGCGGCCGACGCGCTCAAGCTCGCGTCGACGAAGCTCGACAAGGCCGTGAGCAAGGGCGTCCTCCACGCCAACCAGGCCGCGAACAAGAAGTCCGCCCTGGCGAAGAAGGTCGGCTCCCTCTCCAAGTGA
- a CDS encoding SDR family NAD(P)-dependent oxidoreductase, with amino-acid sequence MKDVSGAVVLITGAAMGMGRLFAERAVAERAAAVVLLDIDEEALTATAEELSALSVGRTTVIPEVVDVRRLPALRAAARRIRKEVGAVDIVINNAGIVRGNQYFWESDPKDTQLTLEVNTLAPMHVAREFLPEMIEGTRQCRLVNIASAAGLTSNPRMAAYAGSKWAMVGWSDSVRLELEQAGHDHVKVTTVCPYYVKTGMFDGARSAPLLPLLEPDDVVEQTWSAMLRGQAMLVMPKTVLVSEIAKGVLPIGVRDFVADKVLGIYHTMDDFTGRKDA; translated from the coding sequence ATGAAGGACGTGTCCGGAGCCGTCGTGCTCATCACCGGCGCCGCCATGGGGATGGGCCGGCTCTTCGCCGAGCGGGCCGTCGCCGAGCGGGCCGCCGCCGTCGTCCTCCTCGACATCGACGAGGAGGCCCTGACCGCCACAGCGGAGGAGCTCTCAGCCCTCTCGGTCGGGCGGACGACCGTGATCCCCGAGGTCGTCGACGTGCGCCGCCTGCCCGCGCTGCGCGCCGCGGCCCGGCGGATCCGCAAGGAGGTCGGCGCGGTCGACATCGTCATCAACAACGCGGGCATCGTCCGGGGCAACCAGTACTTCTGGGAGAGCGACCCGAAGGACACCCAGCTCACGCTCGAGGTCAACACCCTGGCCCCCATGCACGTGGCGCGCGAGTTCCTCCCCGAGATGATCGAGGGCACCCGGCAGTGCCGCCTGGTGAACATCGCCTCGGCCGCCGGGCTCACCTCGAACCCGAGGATGGCCGCGTACGCCGGCTCGAAGTGGGCCATGGTCGGTTGGTCCGACTCGGTCCGGCTCGAGCTCGAGCAGGCCGGCCACGACCACGTCAAGGTCACGACGGTGTGCCCGTACTACGTCAAGACGGGGATGTTCGACGGAGCGCGCTCCGCTCCCCTGCTGCCGCTGCTCGAGCCCGACGACGTCGTCGAGCAGACGTGGTCGGCGATGCTGCGCGGGCAGGCGATGCTCGTCATGCCCAAGACCGTGCTCGTCAGCGAGATCGCCAAGGGCGTCCTGCCCATCGGGGTCCGCGACTTCGTCGCCGACAAGGTCCTGGGGATCTACCACACGATGGACGACTTCACCGGGCGCAAGGACGCCTGA
- a CDS encoding WS/DGAT domain-containing protein: protein MSTLAADDLVPIPASDQTWLHMDRPNNLMYVRSMLWFEEAPALEDVHQLLEERLIGKHPVFRRRAVEIEGRWYWQDDEDFDIGRHVSTSRLDGDEDELRAWIGKQFAQPLDGDHPLWSIEFLSGVEGYGTVMFCRFHHALADGIRLTQLMFNLCDPADGSAVLPVPVGREHRRPGLLSTGVTVARRGLGDAGNLVAGTLRAPLRIAMSLNPRLVRDGIGLIRRPLRVFDLIEGLTDQDNQSINTIAEVSRMLAAPPSARTAWSGVPGVEKKVSWVRGLDLQTIKALALEHDGTVNDVLLALVSQAMTRYLAEKDALVEEISWLVPVSLLPFDANLPEELGNHFSLVFLPMPLGLESTRHAVAEMRARMFRIKHSIEPAITFGVQLAIAQSPKALAFQLTNLFANKGVGVLTNVPGPRELMTFAGVPVSGTLGWVPTSGNQPLGVCIFSYNGSVNIGIAGDAGLVPDPDTIADLIDDEFERMSP, encoded by the coding sequence GTGAGCACCCTGGCAGCCGACGACCTCGTGCCGATCCCCGCCTCGGACCAGACCTGGCTCCACATGGATCGGCCCAACAACCTGATGTACGTCCGCTCCATGCTGTGGTTCGAGGAGGCGCCGGCGCTCGAGGACGTGCACCAGCTCCTCGAGGAACGACTCATCGGCAAGCACCCCGTCTTCCGGCGACGGGCCGTCGAGATCGAGGGACGCTGGTACTGGCAGGACGACGAGGACTTCGACATCGGTCGTCACGTGAGCACCAGCCGGCTCGACGGCGACGAGGACGAGCTGCGGGCCTGGATCGGCAAGCAGTTCGCCCAGCCGCTCGACGGCGACCATCCCCTGTGGAGCATCGAGTTCCTCAGCGGCGTCGAGGGGTACGGCACCGTGATGTTCTGTCGCTTCCACCACGCTCTGGCCGACGGGATCCGGCTGACCCAGCTGATGTTCAACCTCTGCGACCCGGCCGACGGCAGCGCGGTGCTGCCCGTGCCGGTGGGTCGCGAGCACCGCAGGCCAGGGTTGCTCTCGACCGGTGTCACCGTGGCCCGCCGTGGCCTCGGCGACGCCGGCAACCTGGTCGCCGGCACCCTCCGGGCGCCCCTTCGCATCGCGATGTCCCTCAACCCCCGGCTCGTCCGGGACGGGATCGGGCTCATCCGGCGGCCGCTGCGCGTCTTCGACCTCATCGAGGGGCTGACCGACCAGGACAACCAGTCGATCAACACCATCGCCGAGGTCAGCCGCATGCTCGCCGCCCCGCCGAGCGCCCGCACCGCCTGGTCCGGCGTGCCGGGGGTCGAGAAGAAGGTCTCCTGGGTCAGGGGTTTGGACCTCCAGACGATCAAGGCGCTTGCGCTGGAGCACGACGGCACCGTCAACGACGTGCTGCTGGCCCTCGTCTCCCAGGCGATGACCCGCTACCTCGCCGAGAAGGACGCCCTCGTCGAGGAGATCTCCTGGCTCGTGCCCGTCTCGCTCCTCCCCTTCGACGCGAACCTCCCCGAGGAGCTCGGCAACCACTTCTCCCTCGTGTTCCTCCCCATGCCCCTCGGGCTGGAGAGCACGCGGCACGCTGTCGCCGAGATGCGGGCCCGCATGTTCCGGATCAAGCACAGCATCGAGCCGGCCATCACCTTCGGCGTGCAGCTGGCCATCGCGCAGTCCCCGAAGGCGCTCGCCTTCCAGCTGACCAACCTCTTCGCCAACAAGGGGGTCGGTGTCCTCACCAACGTCCCGGGACCACGCGAGCTCATGACCTTCGCGGGGGTGCCGGTCTCCGGAACCCTGGGGTGGGTCCCGACGTCGGGCAACCAGCCGCTCGGTGTCTGCATCTTCAGCTACAACGGCTCGGTGAATATCGGCATCGCCGGAGACGCCGGCCTCGTGCCGGATCCCGACACCATCGCCGACCTCATCGACGACGAGTTCGAGAGGATGAGTCCATGA
- the holA gene encoding DNA polymerase III subunit delta — MSETVDVRSGVPPLVLVSGPEELLAERAVDQVVSDLRVAAPELEVVSIEPFGYEPGDLGVQASPSLFGEDKAIVVRGLHEAGDALQQDLLAYLDDPAESVTLIVLHGSGNRGKKVLDTLKRSKARVIDAPAIRSDRDKADFVTNELRRARRKITPDAVHALVEAVGKDLRELASACTQLVDDTTGVIDHEVVDRYHGGKVEATGFRVADAAVSGEAGEALRLLRHAVAVGVDPVPIVAVLAGQLRQLAKVGGAGRGRSGDVARELGMAPWQVDKARRALRGWSGPALGRAIQAVAAADEEVKGGGRDPVYAVEHAVLTIVREHQSG, encoded by the coding sequence GTGAGCGAGACCGTCGACGTCCGGTCGGGCGTGCCACCACTCGTGCTCGTCAGCGGCCCCGAGGAGCTGCTGGCCGAGCGGGCCGTCGACCAGGTGGTGAGCGATCTGCGGGTCGCGGCCCCCGAGCTCGAGGTCGTGAGCATCGAGCCGTTCGGCTACGAGCCGGGCGACCTCGGGGTCCAGGCGAGCCCATCACTCTTCGGCGAGGACAAGGCGATCGTCGTCCGTGGGCTCCACGAGGCGGGCGACGCCCTCCAGCAGGATCTCCTCGCCTACCTCGACGACCCGGCCGAGAGCGTCACGCTCATCGTGCTCCACGGCTCCGGCAACCGTGGCAAGAAGGTGCTCGACACCCTCAAGAGGTCCAAGGCCCGGGTCATCGACGCCCCCGCGATCCGGTCCGACCGTGACAAGGCCGACTTCGTGACCAACGAGCTCCGCCGGGCCCGCCGCAAGATCACCCCGGACGCGGTGCACGCGCTCGTCGAGGCGGTCGGCAAGGACCTGCGCGAGCTCGCGTCAGCCTGCACCCAGCTCGTCGACGACACGACGGGAGTCATCGACCACGAGGTTGTCGACCGCTACCACGGGGGCAAGGTCGAGGCGACCGGCTTCCGCGTCGCCGACGCCGCGGTGAGCGGCGAGGCCGGCGAGGCGCTGCGGCTGCTCCGGCACGCCGTCGCCGTTGGTGTCGACCCGGTCCCCATCGTCGCGGTGCTCGCCGGGCAGCTCCGGCAGCTCGCCAAGGTCGGGGGAGCGGGGCGGGGCCGCTCGGGCGACGTCGCCCGAGAGCTCGGCATGGCTCCGTGGCAGGTCGACAAGGCTCGTCGCGCCCTGCGCGGCTGGTCCGGGCCGGCCCTCGGCCGGGCCATCCAGGCGGTCGCCGCGGCCGACGAGGAGGTCAAGGGTGGTGGCCGCGACCCGGTCTACGCCGTGGAGCACGCCGTGCTGACGATCGTGCGGGAGCACCAGTCAGGCTGA
- a CDS encoding dehydrogenase: MKRPIIVNISLAGPEGDYDSRATFLEQTFRLVREGLSGDVDLAVARIVHWRGRAAAFALSGVREARALGLLTDDTDVMSRLRAACGGVPVTDGDMLTDVLQEWAIRGLQTELPGYFTNARTLVLGSGNHTRTVRVLEEFTDNVEHADPLAMLDNVALRAAATTLGLAADVASLGMRVIPGRLRQTLLAPAEWVGHEIARRATRDCDVIVASYDELTGFGLEDLAGTTVISSAISPDRLAELGGRGVDRVLDTTPQPFRHITVVAAVLEAMMLVLDDDGHLTTDELLQAIQTAGIEPRSLMPNGPRRKTRFAFVIHPLSTQYFRNVQPLRAMTQVPGMTPVIEKAAAYLPPFVYSHVTGITSPTGAETEGWLITVGGTPKELLAHSPEFTYTRLLDAAEIARKLGAQIMGLGAFTKVVGDAGVTVARRASLPVTTGNSYSASGALWAAHEALRRLGIADVDERGRLRGKTMVVGATGSIGSVCARLLALASDELWLVSPESAKLLALKREIEAEHPRAKIFVAARPDEALPDMDMIVTATSAAGQKVLDVMALKPGCVITDVARPLDLSADDVAKRPDVLVVESGEVLLPGEDVRMGDIGLPPGVAFACLAETIVLALEGRFETFTVGRSIEWEKVKEIYQLGLKHGMQLATISGVNGVYTDDDIDRVRSLALAARAAQEQESQS, translated from the coding sequence ATGAAGCGGCCCATCATCGTCAACATCAGCCTGGCGGGACCCGAGGGGGACTACGACAGCCGTGCGACCTTCCTCGAGCAGACCTTCCGCCTCGTCCGCGAGGGCCTGTCCGGCGACGTCGACCTCGCCGTCGCTCGCATCGTGCACTGGCGAGGACGGGCCGCGGCCTTCGCCCTCTCCGGAGTCAGGGAGGCACGCGCCCTCGGTCTGCTCACCGATGACACCGACGTCATGTCGCGGCTGCGCGCGGCGTGCGGCGGGGTCCCCGTCACCGACGGCGACATGCTCACCGACGTCCTCCAGGAGTGGGCGATCCGCGGCCTGCAGACGGAGCTGCCGGGCTACTTCACCAACGCCCGGACCCTCGTCCTCGGCTCCGGCAACCACACCCGCACCGTGAGGGTCCTTGAGGAGTTCACGGACAACGTCGAGCACGCCGACCCGTTGGCGATGCTCGACAACGTCGCCCTGCGGGCGGCCGCGACGACCCTCGGCCTGGCCGCCGATGTCGCCTCGCTCGGGATGCGGGTCATCCCCGGCCGCCTGCGCCAGACCCTCCTGGCCCCGGCGGAGTGGGTCGGCCACGAGATCGCCCGCCGGGCCACCCGGGACTGCGACGTCATCGTCGCCTCCTACGACGAGCTCACCGGCTTCGGGCTGGAGGACCTCGCGGGCACGACCGTGATCTCCTCGGCGATCTCCCCGGACCGGCTCGCCGAGCTCGGCGGCCGTGGTGTCGACCGGGTCCTCGACACCACGCCCCAGCCCTTCCGGCACATCACTGTCGTCGCCGCCGTGCTGGAGGCGATGATGCTCGTCCTCGACGACGACGGGCACCTCACGACCGACGAGCTCCTCCAGGCGATCCAGACCGCCGGCATCGAGCCGCGCTCGCTCATGCCGAACGGTCCGCGACGCAAGACGCGCTTCGCCTTCGTCATTCACCCCCTGTCGACCCAGTACTTCCGCAACGTCCAGCCGTTGCGCGCGATGACCCAGGTACCGGGCATGACCCCGGTCATCGAGAAGGCCGCCGCGTACCTTCCCCCCTTCGTCTACAGCCACGTCACCGGGATCACCTCACCGACCGGTGCCGAGACCGAGGGGTGGCTCATCACCGTCGGGGGGACTCCCAAGGAGCTCCTGGCGCACAGCCCCGAGTTCACCTACACGCGGCTGCTCGACGCGGCCGAGATCGCCCGCAAGCTCGGGGCCCAGATCATGGGCCTCGGCGCCTTCACCAAGGTGGTCGGCGACGCCGGGGTCACGGTCGCCCGGCGCGCCTCGCTGCCCGTGACGACCGGCAACTCCTACAGCGCCTCGGGCGCCCTCTGGGCAGCCCACGAGGCGCTGCGCCGACTCGGGATCGCCGATGTCGACGAGCGTGGGCGCCTGCGCGGCAAGACGATGGTCGTCGGGGCGACCGGGTCGATCGGCTCGGTCTGCGCCCGCCTGCTCGCCCTGGCCAGCGACGAGCTGTGGCTCGTGTCCCCCGAGTCCGCCAAGCTGCTCGCGCTCAAGCGCGAGATCGAGGCGGAGCACCCGCGGGCGAAGATCTTCGTCGCGGCCCGGCCGGACGAGGCCCTGCCCGACATGGACATGATCGTCACCGCGACCTCGGCCGCGGGCCAGAAGGTCCTCGACGTCATGGCGCTCAAGCCCGGCTGCGTCATCACCGACGTCGCCCGCCCGCTCGACCTCTCCGCCGACGACGTCGCCAAGCGGCCCGACGTGCTCGTCGTCGAGTCCGGCGAGGTCCTGCTGCCCGGCGAGGACGTGCGGATGGGTGACATCGGGCTCCCCCCGGGCGTCGCCTTCGCGTGCCTCGCCGAGACGATCGTCCTCGCGCTCGAGGGCCGCTTCGAGACCTTCACCGTCGGCCGCAGCATCGAGTGGGAGAAGGTCAAGGAGATCTACCAGCTCGGTCTCAAGCACGGCATGCAGCTGGCCACGATCTCCGGCGTCAACGGCGTCTACACCGACGACGACATCGACCGGGTGCGCTCCCTCGCGCTCGCGGCCCGTGCTGCCCAGGAGCAGGAGAGTCAGTCATGA
- a CDS encoding tyrosine-protein phosphatase → MTRWIDLEGVVNMRDMGGLPTTHGRATQSGRLIRSDNLQDLTPASVTHLVDTLGVTDVVDLRSTLEHRITGEGPLRATSLTHHHHSLVVESDDDARTVDEALALRFEPDGSRGRPKPVRDADFWGRHYTGYVTRRPDSVGAALAAISRSPGGTIVHCAAGKDRTGTVVGMALSVAGVPDDAIVEDYVLSAERIERIIDRLIDVEPYRYSLPSHTIDEQRPKAESMAAVLTHLRDAHGGAEAWLRERGWREDDVARLRSRLLD, encoded by the coding sequence ATGACCCGCTGGATCGATCTCGAGGGCGTCGTCAACATGCGTGACATGGGCGGGCTGCCCACCACGCACGGACGGGCGACCCAGAGCGGGCGGCTCATCCGCAGCGACAACCTCCAGGACCTCACCCCCGCCTCGGTGACCCACCTCGTGGACACCCTCGGGGTGACCGACGTCGTCGACCTGCGCAGCACGCTCGAGCACCGGATCACCGGCGAGGGGCCGCTGCGCGCGACCTCCCTGACGCACCACCACCACAGCCTCGTCGTCGAGTCCGACGACGACGCCCGGACCGTCGACGAGGCGCTCGCCCTGCGTTTCGAGCCGGACGGCTCCCGGGGCCGGCCGAAGCCGGTGCGCGACGCCGACTTCTGGGGCCGCCACTACACGGGCTACGTGACCCGGCGGCCGGACTCGGTGGGGGCCGCGCTGGCCGCGATATCGCGCAGCCCGGGCGGCACGATCGTCCACTGCGCGGCCGGCAAGGACCGCACCGGCACGGTCGTCGGCATGGCGCTGTCGGTCGCGGGGGTGCCGGACGACGCGATCGTCGAGGACTACGTGCTCTCGGCCGAGCGGATCGAGCGGATCATCGACCGGCTCATCGACGTCGAGCCGTACCGCTACAGCCTGCCGTCGCACACCATCGACGAGCAGCGCCCCAAGGCGGAGTCGATGGCCGCGGTCCTCACCCACCTGCGCGACGCGCACGGCGGCGCCGAGGCCTGGTTGCGTGAGCGCGGCTGGCGCGAGGACGACGTCGCCCGGCTCCGGTCGCGGCTGCTCGACTAG
- a CDS encoding hotdog fold domain-containing protein, with translation MAQKTYALYQRSLRYPKGKQLFSLLYARVAPYFWTVRPQVREVRPHHAELTIKNRKAVHNHIGTLHAIAVCNGLEAAMGLVAEATCPDHQRWLPRGLNVEYLAKSTTDLLCVAETSPQDWDKPAPFDLEVRVKAVRTDGVVAVQGTIPVYVSEKPAQTAP, from the coding sequence ATGGCCCAGAAGACCTACGCCCTGTACCAGCGATCCCTCCGGTACCCGAAGGGCAAGCAGCTCTTCTCCCTGCTCTACGCGCGCGTCGCGCCGTACTTCTGGACGGTGCGGCCGCAGGTGCGTGAGGTGCGACCCCACCACGCGGAGCTGACGATCAAGAACCGCAAGGCGGTGCACAACCACATCGGCACGCTCCACGCGATCGCCGTGTGCAACGGGCTCGAGGCCGCGATGGGTCTCGTCGCCGAGGCGACCTGCCCCGACCACCAGCGGTGGTTGCCTCGCGGGCTGAACGTCGAGTACCTCGCGAAGTCCACGACCGACCTGCTGTGCGTCGCCGAGACCTCGCCGCAGGACTGGGACAAGCCCGCGCCCTTCGACCTCGAGGTGCGCGTCAAGGCCGTGCGCACCGACGGCGTCGTCGCCGTGCAGGGCACCATCCCGGTCTACGTGAGCGAGAAGCCCGCGCAGACCGCTCCCTGA
- the lepA gene encoding translation elongation factor 4 yields MATKALQPHATPPEQIRNFCIIAHIDHGKSTLADRMLQITGVVEARQMRAQYLDRMDIERERGITIKSQAVRMPWAQDSQTYCLNMIDTPGHVDFTYEVSRSLAACEGAILLVDAAQGIEAQTLANLYLAMENDLTIIPVLNKIDLPAAQPEKYAAELAGLIGCDPEDVLKVSGKTGEGVEELLDEIVRQLPAPVGDADAPARAMIFDSVYDTYRGVVTYVRVVDGNLNPRERIAMMSTKATHELLEIGVISPEPMPSNGLGVGEVGYLITGVKDVRQSKVGDTVTNMAKPASEAIGGYKDPKPMVFSGLYPIDGSDYPALRDALDKLKLNDAALVYEPETSAALGFGFRVGFLGLLHLEIVRERLEREFDLDLISTQPNVVYQVTMDDGTEVEVTNPSEFPHGKVAEVREPVVKATILAPSEFIGAIMELCQGKRGQLGGMDYLSEDRVEMRYTLPLAEIVFDFFDQLKSKTRGYASLDYQEAGDQAADLVKVDILLQGEGVDAFSAIVHKDKAYSYGTMMAGKLKDLIPRQQFEVPIQAAIGARVIARENIRAIRKDVLAKCYGGDISRKRKLLEKQKAGKKRMKNIGSVEVPPEAFIAALSSDDSGGKDKK; encoded by the coding sequence ATGGCCACGAAGGCGCTGCAGCCGCACGCGACCCCGCCGGAGCAGATCCGCAACTTCTGCATCATCGCGCACATCGACCACGGCAAGTCGACGCTCGCCGACCGGATGCTCCAGATCACCGGGGTCGTCGAGGCCCGCCAGATGCGCGCGCAGTACCTCGATCGCATGGACATCGAGCGCGAGCGCGGCATCACCATCAAGTCGCAGGCCGTGCGGATGCCCTGGGCCCAGGACTCGCAGACCTACTGCCTCAACATGATCGACACCCCCGGGCACGTGGACTTCACCTACGAGGTCTCCCGCTCGCTCGCCGCCTGCGAGGGCGCGATCCTGCTCGTCGACGCCGCGCAGGGGATCGAGGCGCAGACCCTGGCCAACCTCTACCTGGCCATGGAGAACGACCTGACGATCATCCCGGTCCTCAACAAGATCGACCTCCCGGCCGCCCAGCCGGAGAAGTACGCCGCCGAGCTCGCCGGCCTCATCGGCTGCGACCCGGAGGACGTCCTCAAGGTCTCCGGCAAGACGGGCGAAGGGGTCGAGGAGCTGCTCGACGAGATCGTCCGGCAGCTGCCCGCGCCGGTCGGCGACGCCGACGCCCCGGCCCGCGCGATGATCTTCGACTCGGTCTACGACACCTACCGCGGAGTCGTCACCTACGTCCGGGTCGTCGACGGCAACCTCAACCCGCGCGAGCGGATCGCGATGATGTCGACGAAGGCGACCCACGAGCTGCTCGAGATCGGCGTCATCAGCCCCGAGCCGATGCCGAGCAACGGCCTGGGTGTCGGCGAGGTCGGCTACCTCATCACCGGCGTCAAGGACGTGCGCCAGTCCAAGGTCGGCGACACGGTCACCAACATGGCCAAGCCGGCGAGCGAGGCGATCGGCGGCTACAAGGACCCCAAGCCGATGGTCTTCTCCGGGCTCTACCCGATCGACGGCTCGGACTACCCCGCCCTGCGCGACGCGCTCGACAAGCTCAAGCTCAACGACGCGGCGCTCGTCTACGAGCCGGAGACCTCGGCGGCGCTCGGCTTCGGCTTCCGCGTCGGATTCCTCGGCCTCCTGCACCTCGAGATCGTCCGCGAGCGGCTCGAGCGCGAGTTCGACCTCGACCTCATCTCGACCCAGCCCAACGTCGTCTACCAGGTGACGATGGACGACGGCACCGAGGTCGAGGTGACCAATCCGAGCGAGTTCCCGCACGGCAAGGTCGCCGAGGTCCGCGAGCCGGTCGTCAAGGCGACGATCCTCGCGCCGAGCGAGTTCATCGGCGCGATCATGGAGCTCTGCCAGGGCAAGCGCGGCCAGCTCGGCGGGATGGACTACCTCTCCGAGGACCGCGTCGAGATGCGCTACACGCTCCCGCTCGCCGAGATCGTCTTCGACTTCTTCGACCAGCTGAAGTCCAAGACCCGCGGCTACGCCTCCCTCGACTACCAGGAGGCCGGAGACCAGGCCGCCGACCTCGTCAAGGTCGACATCCTGCTCCAGGGCGAGGGCGTCGATGCCTTCAGCGCGATCGTCCACAAGGACAAGGCGTACTCCTACGGCACGATGATGGCCGGCAAGCTCAAGGACCTCATCCCGCGGCAGCAGTTCGAGGTGCCGATCCAGGCCGCGATCGGCGCCCGGGTCATCGCCCGCGAGAACATCCGGGCGATCCGCAAGGACGTCCTGGCCAAGTGCTACGGCGGTGACATCTCCCGCAAGCGCAAGCTGCTCGAGAAGCAGAAGGCCGGCAAGAAGCGGATGAAGAACATCGGCAGCGTCGAGGTGCCGCCGGAGGCCTTCATCGCCGCGCTGTCCTCCGACGACAGCGGGGGCAAGGACAAGAAGTGA
- a CDS encoding CPBP family intramembrane glutamic endopeptidase yields the protein MSTSPFARRTLLTETVLVLAVSLGASAIWSLLRIVAMLSSGVPLSAQTARMNVSAFPDQPWLDLLWQLTGVALGVAPALLALHLLTREDPDARSRIGADLRRPGQDLLRGLLLAAAVGLPGLAWYLGARAAGLSTTIVAADLVPHWWTVPVLVLSAIQSSVLEEVVMVGYLFTRWAQAGWGRWQIIVTSAVIRGCYHLYQGIGGFVGNLVMGLFLGWVYTRTRRVAPLVVAHAVIDIVAFVGYALARDHVGWLT from the coding sequence GTGAGCACCTCGCCCTTCGCCCGACGGACCCTGCTCACCGAGACCGTGCTCGTCCTCGCCGTCTCGCTCGGCGCGTCGGCGATCTGGTCGCTGCTGCGGATCGTCGCAATGCTCTCGAGCGGGGTCCCGCTCTCCGCGCAGACGGCCCGGATGAACGTCTCCGCCTTCCCGGACCAGCCCTGGCTGGATCTGCTCTGGCAGCTCACCGGTGTCGCCCTCGGCGTCGCCCCTGCCCTGCTCGCGCTGCACCTGCTGACGCGCGAGGACCCCGACGCCCGCTCCCGCATAGGCGCCGACCTGCGGCGTCCCGGCCAGGACCTGCTGCGCGGGCTGCTCCTCGCCGCCGCCGTCGGCCTGCCCGGCCTCGCCTGGTACCTCGGCGCGCGGGCCGCGGGGCTGAGCACGACGATCGTCGCCGCCGACCTCGTCCCGCACTGGTGGACGGTCCCGGTGCTCGTCCTCTCGGCGATCCAGAGCTCGGTGCTCGAGGAGGTCGTGATGGTCGGCTACCTCTTCACCCGGTGGGCGCAGGCGGGCTGGGGCCGCTGGCAGATCATCGTCACGAGCGCGGTGATCCGGGGCTGCTACCACCTTTACCAGGGCATCGGCGGCTTCGTGGGCAACCTCGTCATGGGTCTCTTCCTCGGCTGGGTCTACACGCGGACCCGCCGCGTGGCGCCCCTCGTCGTCGCCCACGCGGTCATCGACATCGTCGCCTTCGTCGGCTACGCCCTCGCCCGCGACCATGTGGGCTGGCTCACCTGA